The following are encoded together in the Leuconostoc mesenteroides subsp. mesenteroides ATCC 8293 genome:
- the aroA gene encoding 3-phosphoshikimate 1-carboxyvinyltransferase, protein MIKLTKAEKNGLHGEITVPGDKSISHRALMFGAIAEGKTVIDNFLMSDDVMHTMGVFRALGVEIDHTESQATVIGKGLTNFKAPSAGLDMGNSGTSTRLLMGLLSKQPFDLNIFGDSSLSKRPLRRVADPLSMMNAQFELSNDEFLPAVIKANTELNGITYHMPVASAQVKSAILLAGIQAEGETTIIEDLPSRDHTERMLRQFGGQIKTDNGVITVKKQSKLSGQHVLVPSDISSAAFFMVAGLITPNSEITIKKVGVNPTRDGVIKLLERMGAEITQKPIASDGEPLADITVKAQTLHGIAITAEDIPGAVDELPILALAATQAVGDTIISGAEELRVKETDRISTVISELTKLGADIDEKPDGMVIHGGTLLHTSNGSTLLDSHGDHRIGMMNVIASLITEGDVVLTGEEAMSVSYPGFVEDVSSIKREWL, encoded by the coding sequence ATGATTAAACTCACTAAAGCAGAAAAAAATGGCCTTCATGGAGAAATAACAGTTCCTGGCGACAAGTCAATATCACATCGAGCATTGATGTTTGGTGCGATAGCTGAGGGGAAAACTGTCATTGATAATTTTTTGATGTCAGATGATGTGATGCATACCATGGGTGTTTTTCGTGCGCTTGGTGTGGAAATTGACCACACAGAATCACAAGCTACAGTTATTGGTAAAGGCCTTACAAATTTTAAGGCACCATCTGCTGGATTAGATATGGGCAATTCAGGAACTTCAACTCGTCTCCTCATGGGATTGCTAAGTAAGCAACCGTTTGATCTGAATATTTTTGGTGATTCATCACTGAGCAAGCGACCATTGCGTCGTGTTGCCGACCCGTTGTCAATGATGAATGCGCAATTTGAATTATCTAATGACGAGTTCTTACCAGCTGTAATTAAGGCCAATACTGAACTAAATGGTATTACTTATCATATGCCGGTAGCATCAGCGCAGGTCAAAAGTGCTATTTTGCTAGCGGGCATACAAGCTGAGGGTGAAACAACGATTATCGAAGATCTACCATCAAGAGATCATACAGAGCGCATGCTCCGTCAGTTTGGTGGGCAAATTAAAACAGATAACGGTGTAATTACTGTTAAAAAGCAGTCAAAACTAAGCGGTCAGCATGTTTTAGTACCATCGGATATCTCAAGTGCTGCATTTTTCATGGTGGCTGGTTTAATTACACCAAACTCGGAAATTACCATTAAAAAGGTCGGTGTCAATCCAACGCGTGATGGTGTGATTAAATTGCTTGAACGGATGGGTGCAGAAATTACTCAGAAACCGATTGCATCTGATGGAGAACCGTTGGCTGATATCACGGTCAAAGCACAAACTTTACACGGTATTGCAATTACTGCTGAGGATATTCCTGGTGCAGTTGATGAACTGCCCATTCTTGCTCTAGCTGCTACACAAGCTGTGGGAGACACGATTATAAGTGGTGCAGAGGAATTACGTGTAAAAGAAACTGACAGAATTTCGACAGTCATTAGTGAGCTAACTAAATTGGGCGCTGATATTGATGAGAAGCCAGATGGTATGGTTATTCATGGTGGAACGCTCTTGCACACGTCAAATGGCTCAACACTACTTGACTCACATGGGGATCATCGCATTGGTATGATGAACGTGATTGCTTCTCTCATTACTGAAGGGGATGTAGTATTAACCGGTGAAGAAGCTATGAGTGTGTCGTATCCTGGATTTGTAGAAGATGTGTCCTCAATTAAGAGAGAATGGTTATGA
- the aroC gene encoding chorismate synthase — translation MRYVTAGESHGPEEIAVIEGIPAGLHISQEDVNEQLARRQRGYGRGERQKIETDTVTFLTGVRHQTTLGSPITLNVHNDDHNNWSKIMAPNEPATAENTLRKVLRPRPGHADLVGGMKYRHREDLRNVLERSSARETTMRVAVGAVAKKLLSEIGVDVHGFVVNVGPAKSDLNELTKYKNLQELRVVTEGFDTRALNAEADEAIKEVIDKTKRDANTVGGQVQVIATGMPVGLGSYVSADTKLDAKIANAIVGINAFKGVQFGGGFDNAEKYGDQVMDEIFWDEERGFYRGSDNLGGFEGGMTTGEAIVVRGVVKPIPTLYRPMQSVDIDTHEDHRASIERSDTTAVTAAAVIAEAMVAIELAKAVLDKFDADNIERMKEQVAVYREEIRKF, via the coding sequence ATGAGATATGTTACTGCTGGTGAAAGCCATGGCCCTGAAGAAATTGCTGTTATTGAAGGTATTCCTGCCGGATTACACATCAGTCAAGAAGATGTTAATGAGCAATTAGCTCGACGTCAGCGTGGTTATGGTCGTGGTGAACGTCAAAAAATCGAAACTGATACAGTTACCTTTTTGACAGGTGTTCGTCACCAAACAACACTTGGATCACCAATTACATTGAATGTTCACAACGATGATCATAATAATTGGTCGAAAATTATGGCCCCTAATGAGCCAGCAACAGCAGAAAATACGCTCCGTAAGGTGTTGCGCCCGCGTCCAGGACATGCTGATTTGGTTGGTGGGATGAAGTATCGTCACCGTGAAGATTTACGCAATGTTTTGGAAAGATCTTCGGCTCGTGAAACGACAATGCGTGTTGCAGTTGGTGCTGTTGCCAAAAAATTACTTTCCGAAATAGGTGTTGATGTTCATGGTTTCGTTGTGAATGTTGGACCTGCTAAGTCCGACCTAAATGAGTTAACTAAGTATAAGAACCTGCAAGAGTTGCGTGTTGTGACAGAAGGTTTCGACACACGTGCTCTAAATGCTGAAGCTGATGAAGCTATTAAAGAAGTAATTGATAAAACAAAGCGTGATGCAAATACTGTAGGAGGCCAAGTCCAAGTTATTGCGACAGGTATGCCTGTTGGATTGGGATCATATGTATCTGCCGATACAAAGTTAGACGCTAAAATTGCCAACGCTATTGTTGGCATCAATGCCTTCAAAGGTGTTCAATTTGGTGGTGGTTTTGATAACGCAGAAAAGTATGGCGATCAAGTCATGGATGAAATTTTTTGGGACGAAGAACGTGGCTTTTATCGTGGTTCTGATAATCTCGGTGGTTTTGAAGGTGGTATGACGACAGGAGAAGCAATTGTTGTTCGTGGTGTTGTTAAGCCTATTCCTACTTTGTATCGTCCTATGCAGTCAGTTGACATTGATACACACGAAGACCACCGTGCATCGATAGAACGCTCAGATACAACTGCAGTTACTGCCGCTGCTGTAATTGCTGAGGCAATGGTAGCAATTGAGTTAGCTAAAGCTGTTTTGGATAAATTTGATGCAGATAACATTGAACGGATGAAAGAACAAGTGGCAGTGTATCGTGAAGAAATAAGAAAGTTTTAA
- the aroB gene encoding 3-dehydroquinate synthase, translating into MSTITVDLATKKYDVKIDNTLHTRLGQEISAVWSARKISLLTDSNVGPLYLKDTAKQLREVGFDILELEVPAGESSKSLSVAGELIAKMAAAGFTRGDGVIALGGGVIGDLGGVVASLYMRGIAFIQIATSLTAQVDSSVGGKTAVNLGNTKNIAGSFYQPDLDLVDVTYLNTLTDRDLVEGYAEVVKTSALANQDFFDFTGQIKSVADIRHHAQELSKRAIAYKASVVMADEKEAGDRQFLNFGHTFGHAIELLAHGELRHGEAVAIGMIAISSRFEQHGIMPRGLTTELLSRLEAVGLPTHSHFIGTTDFFNHLINDKKNHDGILNLVALEKVGQPIIVKKKIADMPAFVEN; encoded by the coding sequence ATGAGCACAATTACAGTTGATTTAGCGACAAAAAAGTATGATGTGAAAATTGATAACACTTTACACACACGTCTTGGCCAAGAAATATCGGCTGTGTGGTCTGCGCGAAAGATTTCACTATTAACAGATAGCAACGTTGGGCCATTGTATTTAAAGGATACAGCAAAGCAATTACGTGAAGTAGGATTTGATATACTCGAGTTAGAAGTTCCCGCTGGAGAGTCATCAAAATCTTTGTCAGTGGCCGGTGAATTGATTGCTAAAATGGCAGCTGCTGGATTTACACGTGGCGATGGTGTTATTGCATTAGGTGGTGGCGTTATTGGTGATTTAGGTGGAGTAGTCGCCTCTTTGTACATGCGCGGAATTGCTTTTATTCAAATTGCGACGTCATTAACAGCTCAAGTTGATTCGTCGGTTGGTGGTAAGACAGCCGTGAATCTTGGTAATACAAAAAATATTGCTGGCTCTTTTTATCAGCCGGATTTAGATTTAGTTGATGTTACTTATTTGAATACACTGACGGACCGTGATTTAGTTGAAGGATATGCGGAAGTTGTTAAAACATCAGCATTGGCTAATCAAGACTTTTTTGATTTTACTGGTCAAATCAAATCGGTAGCAGATATACGTCATCATGCGCAAGAATTGTCAAAACGTGCGATTGCTTATAAGGCTAGTGTAGTGATGGCTGATGAAAAAGAAGCTGGAGACCGCCAGTTTCTGAATTTTGGGCATACTTTTGGTCACGCGATTGAACTATTAGCTCATGGTGAATTACGTCATGGTGAAGCTGTGGCGATTGGTATGATTGCTATTAGCAGTCGATTTGAACAACATGGTATAATGCCTAGAGGGCTAACTACTGAATTATTAAGTCGATTGGAAGCTGTTGGTTTACCAACACATTCGCATTTTATCGGGACAACTGACTTCTTTAACCACTTGATCAATGATAAAAAAAATCATGATGGTATTTTGAATTTAGTGGCTCTTGAAAAAGTAGGTCAGCCAATTATTGTAAAGAAAAAAATCGCCGACATGCCGGCATTTGTGGAGAATTAA
- the aroF gene encoding 3-deoxy-7-phosphoheptulonate synthase, which yields MIIIAKTSQDAEKIAAQLDTKDPIKPVFVHSNRVALAGVKKLPEDILKNISQDVVEIITNHHSAIKSSRDFHPEDTIITTKHSVIGGGNFVFMAGPDSIESPEHVKEMGEDVKQAGATILRGGAFKPRTSPYSFQGNGEEGLKAHRAAADALGMDMVTEILDTRDVDLVDSYTDIFQVGTRNMQNFALLKALGKKNKPVVLKRGMSATIDDLLNAAEYIAAGGNDQIILMERGIRTYDNKYTRNTLDVSAIPVLQSLTHYPVVADASHAAGVSKFVEPLALAAIAAGAQGLMTEIHDDPSHAFVDGAQALTPAQFKQLTEKANKVREAIK from the coding sequence ATGATTATTATCGCAAAGACAAGTCAAGATGCAGAAAAAATTGCAGCGCAATTAGATACCAAAGACCCTATTAAACCAGTGTTTGTTCACAGTAATAGAGTTGCGTTAGCCGGCGTGAAAAAGTTACCCGAAGATATATTGAAAAATATATCACAAGACGTTGTTGAAATAATCACAAACCATCATTCAGCCATCAAGTCATCACGTGACTTCCACCCAGAGGATACAATTATTACAACTAAACATAGTGTCATCGGTGGTGGTAACTTCGTCTTCATGGCTGGCCCTGATTCAATCGAATCTCCCGAACATGTTAAAGAAATGGGTGAAGATGTTAAGCAGGCGGGCGCAACTATCTTGCGCGGCGGGGCTTTCAAGCCACGTACATCTCCATATTCATTTCAAGGTAATGGCGAAGAAGGTTTAAAAGCCCATCGCGCAGCAGCAGATGCGTTGGGAATGGATATGGTAACCGAAATCTTAGATACACGAGATGTGGATTTAGTTGATTCTTACACAGATATTTTCCAAGTCGGTACGCGTAATATGCAAAACTTTGCTTTGCTTAAGGCCCTGGGAAAGAAGAACAAGCCCGTAGTTTTGAAACGTGGTATGTCAGCAACCATCGATGATTTGCTTAATGCTGCTGAATACATTGCTGCTGGTGGGAATGATCAGATTATTTTGATGGAACGTGGTATTCGTACTTATGATAATAAGTACACGCGTAATACGCTTGATGTATCAGCCATTCCTGTTTTACAATCGCTAACTCACTATCCTGTTGTTGCGGATGCTTCACATGCGGCTGGTGTTTCAAAGTTTGTTGAACCGCTTGCTTTAGCTGCAATTGCTGCTGGTGCACAAGGTTTGATGACCGAAATACATGATGATCCGTCACATGCATTTGTTGATGGTGCCCAAGCATTGACACCAGCACAATTCAAACAATTGACAGAGAAGGCAAACAAGGTGCGCGAGGCCATTAAATGA
- the aroE gene encoding shikimate dehydrogenase, producing the protein MTLYGLIAHPAGHSRSPQMQNMMIAEYGIDAHYHAFNILPEKLEEAIVGLKALHVGGFNVSTPFKNEIIQYLDELSPISQRLHAVNTVKSVKGHLIGTNTDGDGFWQSINSRQPKEMVIVLGTGGAARSVIATAKLYGVRELIVFNRVHEDWHERKAEISYLSEGNGHLEDLADNQMLTKALKRADMLINATTVGMNDLRTLLTDLQIALLPQHALVVDMIYRNQQTTLLKSANQRGLATLNGLPMLVNQGALSFEYWFDRPADRNLMKKAIEE; encoded by the coding sequence ATGACTTTATATGGATTAATCGCGCATCCGGCCGGACATTCACGTTCGCCGCAAATGCAAAACATGATGATAGCTGAATATGGTATTGATGCACACTATCACGCTTTCAACATTTTACCAGAAAAACTTGAAGAGGCCATCGTTGGATTAAAAGCCCTACACGTAGGCGGATTCAATGTTTCAACACCGTTTAAAAATGAAATTATTCAATATTTGGATGAGCTATCGCCAATATCTCAGCGGCTTCATGCGGTGAATACGGTTAAAAGTGTTAAAGGGCATCTGATTGGCACTAACACAGATGGAGACGGGTTCTGGCAAAGTATTAATTCTCGCCAACCCAAAGAAATGGTTATTGTACTGGGTACTGGCGGAGCAGCTAGATCAGTGATTGCCACTGCGAAACTGTATGGCGTGAGGGAATTAATTGTGTTTAATAGAGTTCATGAAGATTGGCATGAGCGAAAAGCAGAGATTAGCTATCTTAGTGAGGGGAATGGGCATCTAGAGGATTTAGCAGATAATCAGATGCTCACCAAAGCATTAAAGCGTGCTGATATGCTTATCAATGCCACCACCGTTGGGATGAATGATTTGCGGACGCTATTAACGGATTTGCAAATAGCATTACTACCACAGCACGCCTTGGTGGTGGACATGATTTATCGTAATCAACAAACTACATTATTGAAATCTGCTAACCAACGTGGATTAGCAACATTAAATGGTTTGCCGATGTTAGTCAATCAAGGAGCGCTAAGCTTTGAATATTGGTTCGACAGGCCAGCTGACAGAAATCTTATGAAGAAAGCAATTGAGGAATAA
- a CDS encoding transketolase family protein: MKTSSLSTETIQSLRLLSNQMISKAGSGHPGIALGAAPILYELYANQLNVDPENPNMINRDRFVLSAGHGAALLYATLHAAGFDLSAQDLSEFRQPHSKTPGHPEVGVTPGVEATTGPLGQGLGMAVGMAMAEAKLNNQFPSVIDHFTFALVGDGDLMEGVSHEVASLAGQQKLGKLVVLYDDNAVSLDGLKKRSDISNNLARFASYGWDIREVADGNDLEAIHDAIENAKMSPEPTLIAVKTIIGDFGPFAGTNKAHGTPLDSQQLQDLSSALDVDIQNFELPSNLLEDLRAKISNRLLHQKQPLNDELTDYLQFSTKNTVTIPELPTDLKVQAGRKISKYVLQNFATQLPQLWGGSADLVASTNAEVVASPLFNADDRSGRNIAFGVREFGMGAVMNGIALHGGTKVFGATFLAFSDYMKAAIRLSALQHVPSIYVFTHDSITVGEDGPTHQPVEQLMGLRLIPGVDVLRPGTAEEIASAWQRALTSTDRPTILILSRGEIGAQGSTDQAKQSFENGAVQIRHHDEAKINLIATGSEVQIAQKVSELLSLPSNVVSMPNLSRFLALDDDKKQQIIPETGTKNVIIEAGTTLGWQGIAGNDGVIFGIDEFGMSAAAQIALDEFGFNAEDIVDKITQELQ, from the coding sequence ATGAAAACATCATCATTGTCAACAGAAACAATTCAGTCGTTGAGGTTGCTGTCTAACCAAATGATTAGCAAAGCTGGTTCTGGGCACCCTGGCATTGCTTTGGGTGCTGCACCAATTTTGTATGAGTTGTATGCAAATCAACTTAATGTTGATCCCGAGAATCCTAATATGATTAATCGCGATCGTTTCGTTTTGTCTGCTGGTCACGGTGCCGCATTACTGTATGCGACTTTACATGCAGCTGGCTTTGACCTGTCAGCCCAAGATTTATCAGAATTTCGACAACCACATTCAAAAACGCCTGGACATCCAGAAGTTGGTGTGACGCCTGGTGTTGAAGCAACAACTGGACCACTTGGGCAAGGATTGGGTATGGCTGTTGGTATGGCAATGGCTGAAGCAAAGCTCAATAACCAATTTCCCTCAGTGATTGACCATTTTACATTTGCGCTAGTTGGTGATGGGGATTTAATGGAGGGGGTGAGCCATGAAGTAGCGTCACTCGCTGGTCAACAAAAGCTCGGTAAGTTGGTTGTTCTTTATGATGATAATGCTGTCAGTCTTGATGGTTTGAAGAAAAGGTCAGATATATCAAATAATCTAGCGCGCTTTGCCAGTTATGGTTGGGATATACGTGAGGTGGCAGATGGTAATGATTTAGAAGCCATTCACGATGCAATTGAAAATGCTAAAATGTCTCCTGAGCCCACGTTGATTGCTGTGAAAACAATTATTGGTGATTTTGGACCGTTCGCTGGCACTAACAAGGCTCACGGCACACCACTAGATAGTCAACAATTGCAAGATCTTTCATCAGCGCTTGATGTTGATATACAAAATTTTGAATTACCAAGTAATTTGCTTGAAGACTTGCGTGCTAAAATTTCGAATAGACTTTTGCATCAAAAACAACCTTTGAATGACGAATTAACCGATTATCTGCAATTCTCAACTAAAAACACGGTGACCATCCCCGAGTTACCGACTGATTTGAAAGTACAAGCAGGCCGAAAAATATCTAAATATGTGTTGCAAAACTTTGCGACACAATTACCACAATTATGGGGTGGATCAGCTGACTTGGTAGCATCTACTAATGCTGAAGTGGTGGCTTCACCATTGTTCAACGCCGATGATCGATCGGGTAGAAATATTGCGTTTGGTGTGCGTGAGTTTGGCATGGGCGCGGTAATGAATGGGATAGCTTTACACGGTGGTACAAAAGTATTTGGCGCGACATTCTTGGCTTTTTCGGATTATATGAAGGCAGCTATTCGTTTGAGTGCCTTGCAGCATGTGCCGAGTATTTATGTTTTTACGCATGACAGTATTACGGTTGGCGAAGATGGACCAACACATCAACCGGTTGAACAACTGATGGGGCTTCGTCTGATTCCGGGTGTTGATGTATTGCGTCCAGGGACAGCCGAAGAGATAGCCAGCGCTTGGCAGCGGGCGTTGACGTCAACTGATCGACCAACAATCTTAATTTTAAGTCGTGGCGAAATTGGTGCTCAAGGAAGCACAGATCAAGCAAAACAATCATTTGAAAATGGCGCGGTACAAATAAGACATCATGATGAGGCTAAAATTAACTTGATTGCTACTGGATCCGAAGTCCAAATAGCACAGAAGGTGAGTGAATTACTGTCACTACCTTCAAACGTTGTTTCCATGCCAAATCTGTCGCGATTCTTAGCGCTAGATGATGATAAAAAGCAACAAATTATTCCCGAAACGGGCACAAAAAATGTGATAATAGAGGCAGGAACAACATTGGGTTGGCAAGGAATTGCTGGCAATGATGGCGTAATATTTGGTATTGATGAATTTGGTATGAGTGCGGCAGCACAAATAGCTCTTGACGAATTTGGATTTAATGCTGAAGATATCGTCGATAAAATCACACAGGAGTTACAATGA
- a CDS encoding anthranilate synthase component II → MILIVDNYDSFTYNLAQIVGTKTDLVVLRNDDQKLYATADKADGIIFSPGPGKPEQAGEMENMIRHYANSKPMLGICLGHQAIGEVFGGRVKRAAVIRHGKVSDMLVADTSPLLSTGLVKIMRYHSLILDKKNFPKDFKVVGIAQDDDEIMAMQHKTLPVFGFQFHPESIGTPTGSKMIEKFIALTANVK, encoded by the coding sequence ATGATTTTAATCGTGGATAATTATGATTCTTTTACTTATAATCTAGCACAAATTGTAGGTACAAAGACTGATTTAGTGGTTTTAAGAAACGATGATCAGAAACTCTATGCGACTGCTGATAAAGCTGACGGGATTATTTTTTCGCCTGGCCCAGGAAAACCTGAGCAAGCAGGAGAAATGGAAAACATGATTCGACACTATGCCAACAGCAAGCCGATGTTGGGCATCTGTTTAGGGCACCAAGCCATTGGTGAAGTTTTTGGTGGGCGTGTTAAACGGGCAGCTGTTATTCGTCATGGTAAGGTTTCTGATATGCTGGTAGCAGACACATCGCCGTTACTAAGCACAGGATTAGTCAAAATTATGCGCTATCATTCTCTCATTCTTGATAAAAAAAATTTTCCAAAAGATTTCAAAGTGGTTGGCATCGCACAAGATGACGATGAAATAATGGCTATGCAACATAAAACTTTACCAGTGTTCGGCTTTCAATTTCATCCTGAATCTATTGGAACGCCGACAGGATCAAAAATGATTGAAAAATTTATAGCGCTAACTGCAAACGTAAAATAA
- the trpE gene encoding anthranilate synthase component I: MRQIKTIDADTLTVISAYFRLRGEHSFLLESVPTDSEKSRYSIIALDPVHEFKTNGMLVTVDGQTSESKDPLLALQNLVVVQEQPVEELPFQGGAIGYVGFDTVACYEKLENQPKDELDMPDSHLFLYETFVIFDHRQEKIKIVVDNVYSGRQNLEHVVLAIENKLKLPVADELVPVKLHELNPKSNVTPEQFKKIVNHTKELIQEGDMFQMVPSQRFSFEFEDKPFDFYRQLRRTNPSPYMYYMDYGDYQIIGSSPESLVTVRGETVTTNPIAGTRKRGQTLTEDVAIAKELKTNEKELAEHRMLVDLGRNDLGKVSEYGSVKVTTLLEIQKYRYIMHLVSEVSGKLRAHTPAIEALKATLPAGTVSGAPKVRALQRIYEMEPVKRGVYAGAIGYLSRDNQMDFAIAIRTMVVKSNKGYVQAGAGIVYDSIAENEYQETLNKAKALLRVGGDV, from the coding sequence ATGCGACAAATTAAGACAATTGACGCGGATACCTTAACAGTAATCAGTGCTTATTTTCGGTTGCGCGGAGAACATAGTTTTTTATTAGAATCAGTACCTACAGATAGTGAAAAGTCACGTTATTCAATTATCGCACTTGATCCTGTCCATGAGTTTAAGACCAACGGTATGTTGGTGACGGTTGATGGCCAAACTAGTGAAAGCAAAGATCCCCTGCTGGCATTGCAAAATTTAGTAGTTGTGCAAGAACAGCCCGTGGAGGAGTTGCCTTTTCAAGGAGGTGCCATTGGATATGTAGGGTTTGATACGGTTGCTTGCTATGAAAAACTAGAAAACCAACCTAAAGATGAGTTGGATATGCCCGACAGCCATTTATTTTTGTATGAAACTTTTGTTATTTTCGACCATCGTCAAGAAAAAATAAAAATTGTCGTGGATAATGTTTATTCGGGACGTCAGAACTTAGAACACGTTGTTCTTGCAATCGAAAATAAGTTGAAATTACCTGTGGCTGATGAACTTGTTCCGGTAAAACTACATGAATTAAATCCAAAATCAAATGTGACGCCTGAGCAATTTAAAAAAATCGTTAATCATACGAAGGAATTAATTCAAGAAGGCGATATGTTTCAAATGGTTCCGTCGCAACGTTTTAGTTTTGAATTTGAGGATAAACCGTTTGATTTTTATCGGCAACTTCGTCGTACAAATCCTTCGCCGTATATGTACTATATGGACTACGGTGATTATCAAATTATTGGTTCATCCCCGGAAAGCTTGGTGACAGTAAGAGGAGAAACAGTAACTACTAATCCAATTGCGGGAACGCGTAAACGGGGGCAAACATTAACAGAAGACGTTGCCATTGCTAAAGAGTTGAAAACAAATGAAAAAGAACTAGCAGAACACCGTATGTTAGTCGATCTTGGACGGAATGATCTTGGTAAAGTTTCTGAATATGGCAGTGTCAAGGTAACAACTTTGCTGGAAATTCAAAAATACCGTTATATTATGCATTTGGTTTCTGAAGTCAGTGGAAAATTAAGGGCACACACACCTGCTATTGAAGCTTTGAAAGCTACATTACCAGCTGGAACTGTTTCTGGGGCACCCAAGGTTCGTGCTCTGCAACGTATTTACGAAATGGAACCAGTTAAAAGAGGTGTTTATGCCGGTGCAATTGGTTATTTATCTCGCGATAATCAGATGGATTTTGCCATTGCGATTCGAACGATGGTTGTTAAAAGTAACAAAGGATATGTGCAAGCGGGTGCTGGTATTGTCTATGATTCTATAGCAGAAAATGAATACCAAGAAACACTTAACAAGGCTAAAGCGTTGTTGCGAGTTGGAGGGGATGTATGA
- the trpA gene encoding tryptophan synthase subunit alpha, giving the protein MTRISQALENKNAFIGFAVAGYPDFEKSAKYIVDMAEAGADLIEIGIAFSDPSADGPTIMNADQEVLENGSTTADVFNLVAEVRKHTDVPLVFLTYTNPVFKYGYEKFLSKMQSLDIQGVIMPDMPMEEQDEFLELVHQYGRDFIQLVTLQSGNRLPKIVERASGFIYVVSSLGITGSRSKLSNEADEIVTKIKRLTDLPVAVGFGITTYDQAKQFESADAIIVGSALVKIIEDHPEDATSYLTDFIKNMKGARHATN; this is encoded by the coding sequence ATGACTAGAATTTCACAGGCATTAGAAAATAAAAATGCTTTTATTGGTTTCGCGGTAGCTGGATATCCGGATTTTGAAAAGAGTGCAAAATATATTGTTGATATGGCTGAGGCTGGTGCAGATCTTATTGAGATTGGCATTGCTTTTAGTGATCCAAGTGCTGACGGTCCCACTATCATGAATGCTGATCAAGAGGTTCTCGAAAACGGTTCAACAACAGCTGATGTATTTAATTTAGTTGCTGAAGTTCGCAAACACACGGATGTGCCTTTAGTTTTTCTAACGTATACAAATCCAGTATTTAAATATGGGTACGAAAAATTTCTCAGCAAAATGCAGTCGTTGGATATTCAGGGTGTTATTATGCCCGACATGCCTATGGAAGAACAAGATGAATTTTTGGAACTTGTCCACCAGTATGGTCGCGACTTTATTCAACTCGTAACATTACAATCCGGAAATCGTTTGCCGAAAATTGTAGAACGTGCTTCTGGATTTATATATGTAGTAAGTTCCTTAGGAATAACAGGCTCTAGAAGTAAATTGTCAAACGAAGCTGATGAAATCGTTACTAAGATTAAGCGGTTAACAGATTTGCCAGTTGCAGTTGGTTTTGGCATCACGACATATGATCAAGCAAAACAATTTGAATCTGCTGATGCGATTATTGTTGGCTCAGCACTTGTCAAAATTATCGAAGACCACCCAGAGGATGCTACATCTTATTTGACAGATTTTATTAAAAACATGAAAGGAGCGCGTCATGCGACAAATTAA
- a CDS encoding phosphoribosylanthranilate isomerase encodes MTLIKLCGNFRLQDIDYLNEVRPDLAGIILVPHKRRLVSLALAQKIRSQLDAKIPLVGVFLNQDADEILKYREIIQIVQLHGNESEREISKIQQAGLPVIKVMKPDHQYKTQAMCRMIDAGAGTGKTFDWENFQPLESLDFLAGGLTPDNLQQAISLLKPKVVDISSGTECNGIKNLEKMREVVRIARSNK; translated from the coding sequence ATGACGCTAATTAAATTATGTGGAAATTTTCGTTTACAAGATATAGATTACTTGAATGAAGTTCGACCTGATTTAGCTGGTATTATTTTGGTTCCTCACAAGCGACGCTTGGTGTCTCTTGCCCTTGCTCAAAAGATACGTTCGCAATTGGACGCAAAGATTCCATTAGTTGGTGTTTTCTTAAATCAAGATGCTGATGAAATTTTGAAGTATAGAGAGATTATTCAAATAGTTCAATTGCATGGCAATGAGTCTGAACGGGAAATTAGTAAAATTCAACAAGCGGGATTACCAGTTATTAAGGTGATGAAGCCTGACCATCAGTATAAAACGCAAGCTATGTGCCGGATGATTGACGCAGGAGCAGGAACCGGAAAAACTTTTGATTGGGAAAATTTTCAGCCACTAGAGTCATTGGATTTCTTGGCAGGAGGGCTGACCCCCGATAATTTACAACAGGCAATCTCTTTATTGAAACCAAAGGTTGTTGATATTAGTTCAGGAACAGAATGTAATGGTATAAAAAACTTAGAAAAGATGCGCGAAGTGGTTCGCATAGCAAGGAGTAATAAATGA